ACCGTCCTCTGATCCCGAATCCCGCAAGCAATATGATCTGCTCCTCGCGCAGATTCAGGAGGCCAAGCAGGAACGACAAGACAAAGAACAACAATTACCGTTAATTTCATCTTATATGCAGCATCGCATCTCCCCAATTGCACGCCTGGAAACACCCTGGCCTCAACTGTTCTGGTTGCTTGAACTCGTACTCTGCTGCCTGGCAGCAGTCTGGGCCAGTCTCCAGGTATCACGCCCGGATTCTCCCGCTTGATCTGCCGAAGCTCCCCTGCTGAATGAGAGTTGAATCGGGCTGACACACCTGATAGTTTGGTACTCTGAGAGACGGCTTTCTCTACTTCTGCTTTCCCACTTTCCGGAAAAGGGTCTGGCTGAATGCACTGTCCTGCTTTGAGAATATCTTTAACGCTGATACTTCTGATTTTTTTAATGGGGGGAACCGCCAGCGCCAACGACTGGCCGATGTGGCGTCTGGATCCAGCCCGCTCTGCACACATAGAACAGACACTTCCCGAGTCGCTTCAGTTGCAATGGGTACATCGACTCCCACAACTGCAACCGGCATTTAAGAATGAACGCCTGCAGTTTGACGCTGGTTATGAACCAGTTGTCAAAAATGGTATTTTGTTTTATGGCTCTTCCCAGAACGACAGTGTGACCGCCCTGGACCTTAAAACAGGTAAACAACTCTGGAAGTATATGACGGATGGACCGGTTCGCTTTGCCCCGGTCGCCTGGAAGGACTCTGTCTATTTTGGTTCCGATGATGGTTGTCTCTATGCAGTCGCCGCTCAGACCGGAAATCTACTCTGGAAGTTTCGAGCAGTGCCCTCCACACGTCTGATTCTGGGTAATCGCCGCCTGATTTCTGTCTGGCCCGTACGGGGAGGCCCCGTCATTGAAAATGACACGGTCTATTTTGCAGCAGGAGTCTGGCCTTTCGAGGGAGTTTTTGTTTATGCTCTCGACACGGCAACGGGCAAAGTCAAATGGGTGAATGACCGCCTCGGGTTCCTGTATGGACAGCACCCCCATGCAGCAGAAGCCTTGGGAGGCGTGACTCCACAAGGCTATTTAGTCATCTCGGACAACGAGTTGATTGTTCCCTGTGGCACCGCTTTCCCGGCCCGCCTGAATAAACAGACGGGAAAACTGATTGAGTTTGAACTCCCCAAACCGGGCCGTACTCCAGGAGGCTGGTTTACAGCAGCCGGCAAGGCAGCAAGACGAGGGGAAACGGAAGTCGCCCCCACCACTCTGCAATTCGATCGCGATGTGAATTCAGCCCGTCATGAAAATGGTCAGAATTACGGCCCTGATGGAAAACGCGGGCTTCGACAACAGATTCGGCTTGGTGACCAAAGTCTTAAATACCAAACCCCTATCCCGAAGGTTGACGGGACCATCCATTCTTTGCTCGTTGCTTCGGATTATCTGATCGCAGTCACTCTCGAAGGCAGCATTTATTGTCTGGGGCCAAATAAAACGACACCCATCACTTATGAATCTCCCTTACTGAAAGAGGAAACGGTACGATCCGGGCAGCCTCAGAATGCTCAGTTACCGGCAATATTTTCTGACCAGCTTCAGGCGGGCGGTTATGTTTTTCTGGCAGGTATCCCAGATGCAAAACTACTAAACACATTACTGGCTAAGCCGCAGCTGCAAATGATTTATCTTCAGAATCATACAGGACAGATCAAATCCTTGCGTCAATTATATCACGATCGGGGATACCCCAGTTCAAAACTGGCGTTTCTCTCTGATCCTCTGAATGAAGTGGAACTCCCCGCTTACTTTGCACAAACGATTATCACAGCAGAACCCATTCATTCCGGAATGAATACCTACTCAGAACTGATTTCCCTGCTATACCCGTCACTCAGACCCTATGGCGGCAGATTACTCGTGAAATGCTCAGAAGCGGATCATCAAAAACTGGCTGTCGAGTTTAAGACTCTCTCTCAGGTCAAAATTTCACGCGTTGACGGTTATTCGGTGTTTGAAAAATCAGGTGCCATCCCCGGATCATCCAACTATACCGGGGGCTGGTCCAGCCCGGATGAACTTGTGAAAGCCCCCGTGGGAGTGCTCTGGTATGACGACAGCGTGGGAAATTTTAAACGGGCACCTCAACCGCTGTTTGTAGACGGGGTCATGATTTCACATTCAAAATTCTGGCAGGGTTACCCCGCCGGAATTCGTCCTCCTTACAAATTACTCGACCCCCAATTTGCCGATGTCTACACCGGAAGAAAACTGGATGCCACACAGGCTGAAATGCTGACCACAGAATTACCAACGCTGGATCAAACCGAAAAACAACCCAGTCAGTATCGCCCCCCCTATCAAAAAAATGACTGGAGCCCAGCCCCTCCCGTTATTGGCGAACGCACCAACCCACTCACTGGCAAAACAGAACCACGCGCCTTCCCTAAGAGCTATGGGTGTGATGGTGGGGTCGACTACAACTACCTTTACACGATGCGTTCCGGAACAGCGGCGTTTTACGATAAGAGAGTCGAAAGCGGAACAATTCATATCAGCGGGCCCCGTTCAGGCTGCACAAACAGCATTGTACCTGCCAATGGGTTACTCAATGTACCCTATTATTTTCAGGGGTGTACCTGCAGCTATCCCCTGCCAGTCGGACTCTCCATGATTTCAATGCCCGAAACACACGAGCAATGGATGGTCTGGGGAAAAAGTGATGTGCAACAGGTTCAACGTGTCGGTTTGAATTTCGGTGCTCCCGGCGATCGTATGACCGATAAAGGCACACTCTGGCTGGATACTCCCAGTGTAGGTGGTCCTTCTCCGAAACTTGATCTGCAAATCATCCCGAAGTCAGTGGAATCTTTCTACCAACATTCTCTCTGGATCGAAGGAGGCCGCGGCTGGCCATGGGTGGGTGCATCCGGAATCACTGGCGTCCGAGAGATCAGATTGAATCAAATGAAAGCGGGAAACTATACAATGCGGCTCTATTTCAGAGAGCCTGAGTTTTCCAGCCCCGGGCAGCGGGTCTTCGACATCTCGCTCAATGGAAAGCCCCTCATCAGCCAGCTCGATATTTATCAGGAGACTCAATCCAACCAGAAGATCCTGGTGCGCGAGTTTTCACAAATCCACCTGGATAATCAATTGAACCTGACCTTAACCGCTCAGACGGGAGAGCCATTGCTTTGTGGCCTGGAACTGATTGAGCAGAGCCTGCCTGTCGATATTCTTGTAGAACTACCTTCTCAAAAACAGGAACTGCTCACAAAACCCTGATGTGAACTCCCTGCAGTTAAAAATCACGGAACGGGCCCCGTGGTTCAGCATCGGCCATCTGTTTTTTCCAGTTTGCAAAATGGACCTTCATTTCTTTCAATTTTTCAGGATGCGTAGGGGAGAGATCATGTTTCTCACCGATATCCTGTGACAGGTCAAACAGACCATTCCCCTTTTCCGACTCGACCCACTTCCAGTGCCCGACCCGCGCGGCTTTGTCCGCGCGGCGTTGCCAGTACATTTCGTTGCGGGGAGAGACTGTCTTACCCATCAGAACAGGCAGCATATCGTAGCCATCAATCACGGTGTCTTCAGGCAAGGGAATCCCGGCTTCTTTGAGGAATGTCGGTACCAGTTCCAGAGATGTCAGCAGTTCATCATTTACTGTTCCCGGTTTAATTTTTGCCGGGTAGCGCACCAGACAGGGGACGCGAATCCCCCCTTCGAACATCATCCCCTTTTTTCCTTTGAGAGGACTGTTATCAGCCCCACCGCCGCCCCCGTTGTCAGAAAAGAAGACTACGATGGTATTGTCGGCGATTTGATATTTATCCAGCAGTTCCAGTACTTCGCCAATCGCCTCGTCCATGCAAGTGATGGAGGCCACATACTCCAGTCGTCTTTTGCTGGCAGAGAGTCCCTGATTAATGACAGGACCATTTGGACTTTCCCTGAATTCATAGCGTCCCGTTTTCTTTTTCGTCACCAGGGTATCCTTCAAGTGCGGATACATTTTCTTGTATTTTTCCGGAGCCTGGGCACCGCCACGAATTCGAGGATCAAGACTGGATGCACTGTGGGGTGCATTGAAGGGCAAATAAAGAAAAAAAGGTTTCTGATGATTCTCCTTGATAAAACGAACCGCTTCCCGCTGAAACAGATACGTGCAATAAGTGCCTTTGTCTTCCTCTGTGGGTTGATTGTTGCGATACATGGAAGGCACTCCATACCGCTCGTGAGTGAAGTAATCGATGCCGGTATTTGTGAAGCCATAAAAATCGTCAAAGCCTCGGGCGAGAGGCAGGAAACGCTTGTGTATTCCCAGATCCCATTTCCCATAGATGGCACTGACATATCCTGCCGGCTTCAGCAACGCCGGCAGCAACTTTTCGCGTACATCCATTCCGCCGATCCGCTCGAAGGTCACTTCATAATCCGCAGACTTGTACTTGTGACCATAGTCTGGTGCTTCATTGCGAATCATATCATAGATCCCGTTTCGCTGCGGATAGCGACCAGTCAACAGGCTGGCCCGACTCGGAGTGCACGCGGGCCAGGTCACGTAGAAACTGGTCAACTTTGCTCCTTCTTTTGCCAGACGATCCAGATGGGGAGTAATCATATTCTCGCTGCCAAAGCTGCCCAGATCATGATATCCCTGATCGTCACTGACAATCATAATAATATTGGGAGGCGTTTTTTCGGCTGCATTAACACTGATTGTCGACGACAGACAAACCAGCAAAGCCAGACTGATGATACGATAAATCAAACGATGGTTGTGCTGGATCAGATTCGGACGCATGGCTGTTCTTCCGGATTATTTCAACAAAGGATACTTTCGGTACAACTGATGGTTTATTTAGAATAACAGATGCCTTCAAGAAAATACAAACCACTGCTCTGGAAACGATACCATGAATTTACGTTTGTCTCACAGCCTGCTCTTCGTTCTCTACCTGATGGTGTCAGCGATTCAGCCTCTTTCAGCCACGGAGCGAAGTCGCTTCATACCGAAGGGTTTTCAACTCTACTATGGCAGCGATCCGAAGGTGTTAGTCCAGCTGCAGCAGCGTATCCAGCCGGGACAGGTGATTGTGATAGAACTTCGCGGACTGTCTACAGAACAGATTCAAAAGCTGGCTGCTCGAGCGCATCAGTTGAAAGCAAAAGTGATCGCGTATCTCAGTGTGGGAGAACTGGGTCAGATTGAACAGCAGAATTTCCAACAGTATTTAAAGCAACATGCTCCTCAGACTTCTCTGACAGATCTCACGCTCAGCAAAAACGAAACATTCCAATCATGGCATATGGATGTCGGTCAACCAGCCTGGCGTAATTTTCTGATTCAGCGAATCAAGCAGATTTATCAACAGCCAGTCGATGGTCTATTTCTGGATACCATCGATTCGGTTGATTTATATATCTCAAACAAAGCCTGGCCAGTTCCACGTAGAGCACAAAGTGTGAAAGCAATGGTTTCCCTGATCCGGGAGATCAAATCGGTATCACCAGAAAAATTCGTCCTGCAAAATCGAGGGTTGAATCTGATCGGTAAGTCCGTCTTTGCAGGTGATGCCACTGGTGTCTTTGTTCCGGGGCTGAATCTGCAACAGGCACATCCTCATAACCCGGATGGATTACTCTGGGAATCTGCTTACATCCATACCGGTGACTGGATCGAATCAAAAGAACGCGAGATGATTCATATCCAGAAGCAGGGGTTCACAACAATATTCACGCTTGGCTATACAGACACGAAAGCTAATCGCAAACAGTTCTTTCAGAAAAGCCGCACTGCGGGTTTCATTCCTGCCTGGGGGAGTTCTACAACCCGATTACACCTGGAGCCGACCGAATCTAACTGACTTCAGTCAGATCATGAAATCGGTTTCACGTCCCAGAATTCGATCGACCAGATCTTGTGGAAGTTCAATCGAGGGCGCCTGCTTACCGGCAATATCGGTCGGATTGATTCCACAGTACTGTGACCAGGGGCCCAGATGTCGCCAGCGACCTGCTCGATTCGGTTCACTCTCCATCACGGGAGTGGTGCAGCGGTTACAGCCAATCGTGGGGTACCCCTGCTGATGTAAAGAATTTGTGATGACCTGTTTCTCATTGAGATACGCCTGAAACTCTTCCTTGGAAAGACTTGCCAGGATATTGACGCGTAGACAGTTCATCGCAGGATCAATGGCCAGGATCGGCACGTTAGTACGCTGCCCCCCATCAGCACGACGCAGGCTTCCAATGAGCGCATCGTACTGTTCTGCGACCTGAATCAATGGCTGAGTTTTACGTAAATCACAGCACTGCTCCTGCCCTTCGACTGAAAGATAGAGGATACCCAGTTCCTCGGTCTGTTCCTGCATTGTTTTCGCCGGTTCGAGCGTGACGATATTAACACCATACTCTTGAATCAGGCGATCTCTGGTATCGAGGGTTTCCTGAAACAGAACTCCGGTATCGACAAACAGAATGGGTATGTCAGCCTTCAGCTCGCTCAGCATATGAGCCACGACACAACCCGCACGCTGCATCGACGATAATGCCGCGAGTCGTGTGCCAAACATCTCCTGTGCCCAGTGAATCAGCTCAAGGGGAGTCCGTTCTTCAAACGACTCATTCAGATCTGTTAAATCGGCCTGTGTCAAACGTGCCATTCAAGTATTCCTGCTGCTGTTTTCTCTCGATAGATCGAAAACAGCAGATCATCGAAGTTCCTGCAAAATCCTGTCAATATAGTACGGAATCACAATATCGTGATATTTTCAGGAATTGTAGCGAACCATCAGGAATACCTCAATGCGCGCATGAACGGGTTCTGAACCAATCAGAGTGAATTTCCCCTGTAATTATGGAGGAAAGTTCCACGACAGTTAGATTTTCAGGCCAGTAAGCGTTCCACCTTATGAAATCGAGTCTGATCGAACTGAAAGAATTCGTCATTGTTCAGATCGGCAATACTGTCCACCACCAGGTCTGGCTGATAAGCAAAATTCACCAGATCGGACAGCGAAGTTCCCCCAGACAGAACCAGTACAGAACGGTAACCCATCTCAACCCCTCCCAGGATATCAGTTTCCATCGTGTCACCAATCATTGTGGTCTGTGCAGAGGAAATGCCGAGCTCCTGTCGGGCACTGCGCATCATGACCGGGCTGGGCTTTCCAACACTGAAAGCCTGTTTCTTCGTCGCTGCTTCCAGCATGGCGACAATGGCGCCACAGCCTGGCCTCGGTCCATTCTGAGTCGGGCAGTTCGGGTCCATATTCGTAGCAATCAGCTTTGCACCATTTTCAATCATTCGAACAGCCGCTTCGATCATTTCGAAGTTCATCGAACGACCTTCGCCGACGACCACATAATCGGGATCATGGTCAACAATTGAGTAGCCATTTCTATGCAACGCATGCAGCAGCCCCCCTTCTCCAATCACATAAGCAGTCCCATTTGGTTTACTTTGTGCCAGGAAGCGAGCTGTCGCCATCGCACAAGTAAAAATATGCTCCTCTCCTACGGTAATTCCCATCCGGGACAATTTCGTAACAACATCACGGCGGGTTCTCTGGCTATTATTCGTTAAAAACATGAAAGGGAGATCACGTTTTTTCAATTCGTTGATAAATCCAACTGCCCCATCAATCAGTTCAGTTCCACGGTAAATCACACCATCCATGTCAATCAAAAATCCTGGTAACATCACGTTCAGTCCTTGAATTAATAAAATGAGTTGAGGCTCATGTAGGAGATCTTCAGATGCTGGAGCGCGCTCACTGAGAAATCAGTGTTTGAATCTGGTCTTGGAATGTTGCCTGCCGTTCACAGGCGGATTGACTTTTTAATTTTCAACTCCAAATTGACCATCAGAACAATTCATATCAGGTAGCATCTGCTGAAGAATTTTTGGCGCATTTCTAAGAAACATGATACAAGGGCTTCGCAATTGTCATGCCGTAGTCCGGGACGCAAAAGGAATCCCGACAGACATACATCGCCATAAACCCTTATTTACATAAAACATATAACGTGCATCATTTTGCAGGATTGATCTGAAAACCACGAAATCTTTACCGAGACCTCATACTGAGCATCTGAGAGGGACTTAGCTTTTAAGCGACGCTGCTCAGGAAATAGTCAGATCAGGAAGAATTGACTGAGCCGATTTCGAGGCAGTTTCAGATACTGATTACGAGAGGGCATCACGTTTAATGATAGCATCACTCAATTTATTAAACTCGGTTTAATCGGCTCTGGAGACGCTACAGTAAAACTGGACACAGTCTAATAAAATACCCCGATCAACTTTAAGAAGTTGACCGGGGCCGCGCAACCAACAATATCTTTCAAAATCTGATCCAGTATCACCTGTTACTCAGGTTTGACTACATCATGAATATCAATTTTTTTCGGCTGCATTTCCAGCTTTTTATCCAGCACGACCGTCAAAACTCCAGAATCAAGGGTCGCATTGACGGAGGCCGGATCGGCCCAGTCTGGCAACTGTATCACGCGTTTAAACTTGCCATAGCGGCGTTCATTATGCAGAAATTCACGTCCTTCAAGGGTTTTGCGCTCTCCCGTGAGAATTAGATGGCCATCCTGGATATCCAGTGACAACTCTTCCTTTTTCATACCCGGAACATCAAGGGCAATATGATACTTACTGTCTTCTTCCCAGACCGATAACGGTGAATAAGCCCCTTCCAGACCAGACAGGGACTTTCCAAACATCTGGCTGAACGCATCATCTAATTCGTTACGGAGATTTGTTGAAAAGGGAAATCCTAATTTGTGAGTACGTGTGCTTAACATCTCTTTTGCTCCTTTAAAATAGAAACAACATTAATTGAATTATCAATTCCCCAAAGGGCTTTCATCCATTTTTGGCTGAAACAACCAATCGCATAATCTGTGCCATTTCAGACATCGGCTATACAGTTTTTTCATATCCCATTTATTGTTAAACACTTACAGATACAAGTTTCTCTATGAGCAAAGGACTGACATAATCCGACGACACACAGAGCATGCCTGTTTGGCAGCCACAACGCTCTCGCATTAACTGCCATTTCGGCACCACGATTATCAAAATAAAAAAACTCGCAGTAAATCAGACGACTTACTGCGAGTCAAATTATTCCTTCAGGCTACAATTCCATTCAGATCAGGCATTGTAGTAGAGGTCGAACTCATAGGGATGTGGGCGTAATCGGATGGGATCCAACTCTTCAGTCCGTTTGAACTTGATGAATGCCTTAATCAGGTCTTCACTGAAGACATCGCCAGCGGTCAGGAAGGCGCTATCTTCTTCCAGTGCGATTAATGCTTCGTCGAGAGATTTGGGAGCCACATTTGTCTCAGCCAGTTCTTCTGGTGTCATGTCATAGATATCACGATCCAGAGGTTCACCAGGATCGATCTTATTCTGCACACCATCAATCATGGCCATCATCAAAGCGGTAAAGCTCAGATAGCCATTGGCTGTGGGATCCGGACAACGAAACTCAACGCGTTTCGCTTTAGGACTACCGGAGTACATCGGGATACGACAGGATGCAGAACGGTTACGCTGACTCATTGCCAGCGTCACAGGAGCTTCGAAGCCAGGTACCAGTCGATGGAAGCTGTTGGCAGTCGGGTTCGACAGTGCGATCAGGGCTCGTCCGTGCTTCAGAATTCCACCGATCGCATGCAGCGCCAGTTCACTGAGCCCGGCATAGCCATCACCGGCCATCAATGTATTGCCATCTTTCCAGAGTGAGATATGTGTATGCATACCGGAACCATTATCATCAAAGACAGGTTTCGGCATGAACGTAACAGTTTTTCCATTACGCTTGGCGACATTCTTGATGATGTACTTGTACCACATGAACTGGTCAGCCATCTGCAGCAGAGGTGAAAATTCCATATCAATTTCACACTGCCCTGCAGTAGCAACTTCATGGTGGTGGGCTTCCACAACGATACCCACTTTCTGAAGCTCATCGACCATTTCAGCCCGCAAATCACCATAAGTATCAGTCGGAGCAACAGGGAAGTAGCCCCCTTTGTAACCAACTTTATGCCCCAGGTTGCCCTCTTCAGAACGTCCTGTATTCCAGGCGGCTTCAGAGGAATCGATCTCATACATGGCGCCTCTCTGATTGGAGAGATAACGTACATCGTCAAATATGAAGAATTCCGGTTCGGGACCAATAAAACAGGAATCAGCAATCCCGGTCTGCTGCAGGTAGGCCAGACCCTTTTTAGCGACATTGCGCGGATCTTTATTGTAGTCCTCTTTGGTAATCGGATCGACGATATCAGCCAGTACACTCACAGTAGGCGACTTGAAAAACGGATCAAGTTTGACAGACGCCGGATCTGGCACAGCCAGCATGTCTGAACTGTCGATTGTCTGCCAGCCGCGAATAGATGATCCGTCGAAACCGACGCCATCTTCGAAAGTACCTTCATCCCAGGTACTGATGGGGTAAGAACAGTGCTGCCAAGTACCAAAGATGTCGGTGAACTTCAGGTCGACCATCTTTGCGCCGTGTTTTTCTGCAAAAGCAAAAAAATCTTTGGGAGTCATCGTAATTTGCTCCTCTTTAAATTCTGAATAAACCAGCAGGTGAAGAGGCCGCCACACCCTGCCCTGCGTAGAACCGATCATTTCCAAAAAAGTTCAAGCAAAGACCGCAGCCGGTAATGAATATCACCAGACAACATGAAAGCAATTCATTCAAAACCAAAACGA
The sequence above is a segment of the Gimesia algae genome. Coding sequences within it:
- a CDS encoding outer membrane protein assembly factor BamB family protein; this translates as MHCPALRISLTLILLIFLMGGTASANDWPMWRLDPARSAHIEQTLPESLQLQWVHRLPQLQPAFKNERLQFDAGYEPVVKNGILFYGSSQNDSVTALDLKTGKQLWKYMTDGPVRFAPVAWKDSVYFGSDDGCLYAVAAQTGNLLWKFRAVPSTRLILGNRRLISVWPVRGGPVIENDTVYFAAGVWPFEGVFVYALDTATGKVKWVNDRLGFLYGQHPHAAEALGGVTPQGYLVISDNELIVPCGTAFPARLNKQTGKLIEFELPKPGRTPGGWFTAAGKAARRGETEVAPTTLQFDRDVNSARHENGQNYGPDGKRGLRQQIRLGDQSLKYQTPIPKVDGTIHSLLVASDYLIAVTLEGSIYCLGPNKTTPITYESPLLKEETVRSGQPQNAQLPAIFSDQLQAGGYVFLAGIPDAKLLNTLLAKPQLQMIYLQNHTGQIKSLRQLYHDRGYPSSKLAFLSDPLNEVELPAYFAQTIITAEPIHSGMNTYSELISLLYPSLRPYGGRLLVKCSEADHQKLAVEFKTLSQVKISRVDGYSVFEKSGAIPGSSNYTGGWSSPDELVKAPVGVLWYDDSVGNFKRAPQPLFVDGVMISHSKFWQGYPAGIRPPYKLLDPQFADVYTGRKLDATQAEMLTTELPTLDQTEKQPSQYRPPYQKNDWSPAPPVIGERTNPLTGKTEPRAFPKSYGCDGGVDYNYLYTMRSGTAAFYDKRVESGTIHISGPRSGCTNSIVPANGLLNVPYYFQGCTCSYPLPVGLSMISMPETHEQWMVWGKSDVQQVQRVGLNFGAPGDRMTDKGTLWLDTPSVGGPSPKLDLQIIPKSVESFYQHSLWIEGGRGWPWVGASGITGVREIRLNQMKAGNYTMRLYFREPEFSSPGQRVFDISLNGKPLISQLDIYQETQSNQKILVREFSQIHLDNQLNLTLTAQTGEPLLCGLELIEQSLPVDILVELPSQKQELLTKP
- a CDS encoding sulfatase-like hydrolase/transferase, which encodes MRPNLIQHNHRLIYRIISLALLVCLSSTISVNAAEKTPPNIIMIVSDDQGYHDLGSFGSENMITPHLDRLAKEGAKLTSFYVTWPACTPSRASLLTGRYPQRNGIYDMIRNEAPDYGHKYKSADYEVTFERIGGMDVREKLLPALLKPAGYVSAIYGKWDLGIHKRFLPLARGFDDFYGFTNTGIDYFTHERYGVPSMYRNNQPTEEDKGTYCTYLFQREAVRFIKENHQKPFFLYLPFNAPHSASSLDPRIRGGAQAPEKYKKMYPHLKDTLVTKKKTGRYEFRESPNGPVINQGLSASKRRLEYVASITCMDEAIGEVLELLDKYQIADNTIVVFFSDNGGGGGADNSPLKGKKGMMFEGGIRVPCLVRYPAKIKPGTVNDELLTSLELVPTFLKEAGIPLPEDTVIDGYDMLPVLMGKTVSPRNEMYWQRRADKAARVGHWKWVESEKGNGLFDLSQDIGEKHDLSPTHPEKLKEMKVHFANWKKQMADAEPRGPFRDF
- a CDS encoding endo alpha-1,4 polygalactosaminidase; the protein is MNLRLSHSLLFVLYLMVSAIQPLSATERSRFIPKGFQLYYGSDPKVLVQLQQRIQPGQVIVIELRGLSTEQIQKLAARAHQLKAKVIAYLSVGELGQIEQQNFQQYLKQHAPQTSLTDLTLSKNETFQSWHMDVGQPAWRNFLIQRIKQIYQQPVDGLFLDTIDSVDLYISNKAWPVPRRAQSVKAMVSLIREIKSVSPEKFVLQNRGLNLIGKSVFAGDATGVFVPGLNLQQAHPHNPDGLLWESAYIHTGDWIESKEREMIHIQKQGFTTIFTLGYTDTKANRKQFFQKSRTAGFIPAWGSSTTRLHLEPTESN
- a CDS encoding phosphoadenylyl-sulfate reductase yields the protein MARLTQADLTDLNESFEERTPLELIHWAQEMFGTRLAALSSMQRAGCVVAHMLSELKADIPILFVDTGVLFQETLDTRDRLIQEYGVNIVTLEPAKTMQEQTEELGILYLSVEGQEQCCDLRKTQPLIQVAEQYDALIGSLRRADGGQRTNVPILAIDPAMNCLRVNILASLSKEEFQAYLNEKQVITNSLHQQGYPTIGCNRCTTPVMESEPNRAGRWRHLGPWSQYCGINPTDIAGKQAPSIELPQDLVDRILGRETDFMI
- a CDS encoding HAD-IIA family hydrolase, with protein sequence MLPGFLIDMDGVIYRGTELIDGAVGFINELKKRDLPFMFLTNNSQRTRRDVVTKLSRMGITVGEEHIFTCAMATARFLAQSKPNGTAYVIGEGGLLHALHRNGYSIVDHDPDYVVVGEGRSMNFEMIEAAVRMIENGAKLIATNMDPNCPTQNGPRPGCGAIVAMLEAATKKQAFSVGKPSPVMMRSARQELGISSAQTTMIGDTMETDILGGVEMGYRSVLVLSGGTSLSDLVNFAYQPDLVVDSIADLNNDEFFQFDQTRFHKVERLLA
- a CDS encoding Hsp20/alpha crystallin family protein, translated to MLSTRTHKLGFPFSTNLRNELDDAFSQMFGKSLSGLEGAYSPLSVWEEDSKYHIALDVPGMKKEELSLDIQDGHLILTGERKTLEGREFLHNERRYGKFKRVIQLPDWADPASVNATLDSGVLTVVLDKKLEMQPKKIDIHDVVKPE
- the glnA gene encoding type I glutamate--ammonia ligase yields the protein MTPKDFFAFAEKHGAKMVDLKFTDIFGTWQHCSYPISTWDEGTFEDGVGFDGSSIRGWQTIDSSDMLAVPDPASVKLDPFFKSPTVSVLADIVDPITKEDYNKDPRNVAKKGLAYLQQTGIADSCFIGPEPEFFIFDDVRYLSNQRGAMYEIDSSEAAWNTGRSEEGNLGHKVGYKGGYFPVAPTDTYGDLRAEMVDELQKVGIVVEAHHHEVATAGQCEIDMEFSPLLQMADQFMWYKYIIKNVAKRNGKTVTFMPKPVFDDNGSGMHTHISLWKDGNTLMAGDGYAGLSELALHAIGGILKHGRALIALSNPTANSFHRLVPGFEAPVTLAMSQRNRSASCRIPMYSGSPKAKRVEFRCPDPTANGYLSFTALMMAMIDGVQNKIDPGEPLDRDIYDMTPEELAETNVAPKSLDEALIALEEDSAFLTAGDVFSEDLIKAFIKFKRTEELDPIRLRPHPYEFDLYYNA